The genomic interval GTTCCTCTGCGTTCTTCACTGCCTGCTTTTCATAGTTTTCCCTCATCTCCTCCATCACTTGAGACAGGTCCTGCCCCTTTGGAGCATCTACATCTACCTGCACACCTGACTGAGCGATCTGATTACGCAGATCTGCGACTTCCTAAAGAAGATAACAGTATGTTAGACATGGTTTAGCAGTATTCAAAGAAATGAGCTTAAATatgttaaacatgttttaaatgtaaggGGGCCctgtgataaagctcaccccttCACCATCGCAAAGTGTaatggtgggaggtgttctctatgggtagagtcaggcgagaggcctgagatgATGTAAGGTCGACTCGAAATAACACAGAGGGGttcgatttttggttcccttccacctctatttacacaccagactttaaattactatttacaatatatacacGCGCGCTCCATGACaacaaaaaatgaacaaaaacgaAACTCAAAGAGTTTCGCAGAGACAAAAAAGGATAATGACAACAAAGTCAATTGAGTCTTATTATATACACTTAGATTATGTTCTCTCGCTACGGTCTAGCAGAGTGTTTctcttttacccttgtgtggtatatatataggtagccccACCCCCTATAATATACCATTCCCTAAAGAGGTAAAAGTTATTGTATCTTGGATAATCAAgttttataaacaataaaaataacagtgaACTAACAACTTTACCAAGATTCAATTACGGCCATGgcatgttttacatttattcataatatcaatatttattagttaatatattttccctcttctagatgctaattctcccttccctctgtggagaatggcttcaaccaggtaagtaaaactcaagagatagtactcttttccctctcacatgacccgtCTGCAGGcgagtaagtacaggtaagtatacatataatggtttctcttggtgatgtgtcacaggtactgtacatcatcacagGCTCCAAATTTTCAAAACCTCAGAATTGTGCTAATTGCATTCATCCTCTGTTTAATCCTGTATTATTGCTGAATTGTGATTAGTAGGAAAGATGATATGGAAAAGATCATCAAAATTCTAAGTTTAAAATTCTAGTATAATACACAATTCTTAACTGTCCCACCTATatttacaacagtgtttaaatgtaTGAGCATAGATCAATCTTCAAGTTACAGCAAACATTAAGTGTTAAGAGTAATTAAACATAACTCACATTGTCATGGTTTTTCTTGAGGAAGATGAGCTCTTCATTCAAGGCCTCAAGCTCATTCTCAACATTTATACGTCCAATGTTGGTGTCATCAATGAGTTTCTTCAGCCCTGCAATGTCTGCTTCCACAGACTGCCTAATGGCCATCTCATTGTCAaacctgcaaaacacacactgatgtttATTAAAAGCATGTGTCTTGGTTAGGAAAAAAACAGCCTATTTTATTAGTCATTGTGGTTAATCATTTTCCACTGGAGTTTCCAAACGTATCAGCCACTGGCCCAATTCAGATGGTTATGGATCTTGCGTGTTGTGCTGGGGATTCTCATAAACTAAGccagcaaaacaaaataaaattgctAGAATTTAGCAAGGCTGTATAAGGTTAGAACAGGAACAGGTCCTCGTGGTATGGGTCAGTTATgagaaaggaaacaaaaaaaaatgtgcagaaCATGCATTCCCAAAGATAGGCATTAAAAAACATTAGAAAACATGAATGGAATAGTGTTGACTCACTTGACTCTGAAATCATCTGCAGCCAGGCGAGCGTTATCAATCTGCAGAACCAGACGGGCATTGTCCACTGTGGCATCAAATATCTAATGGGAAAGCAGTATGCAAATATCATTAAACCTTTCAGAACTCTTACAATGCTTAGTTGTCTGCAATTGTCACAAAACAGCCAAATGAAATTAGCTGGTCACATCTAACATCTTCTTGACCATAGACACTCAAAAACAGCCATGAAATGGTGTACAACAGTAGGGAAACCGAGATAAAGCCGATAAAAAATCACAAGATGGAGAATATTCCTCAATGACCTGAAGTATACTAGCATCGCCTGACAAAAATATGCTGATTGAAAACGATAGTGTCAACTCGCTGCCCTATCTGCCAAAAGGCACAGGCAGACCTAACTAACTAAAAAAGTACAATTCGCCCAAATATGCCTTAATCCATTAATTTTAATGATATTCATAATTAAATGCCATGAACAAATAATTCTTTTGAACTGATTGTTTGTACTtagtaaaaacaataaacaaaatgcTTAAACCTTCTCTGCCATTTTTGCAGTGTATACATCAGTAATGTGAGAAGTAAATCTAATAAGACAAGATATTATGAAATACAGTGTCTATATTTTCAGGCTCCGAGGGAATGCTTTGATCATTTATGCAATTTTTTGAACCAAATTTGAACACTAAATTACTCTCATGTACTTGAGGAcggatatatatttttggtataTGTGGACAAATGCTTTGTAACAGATGGTGGTTTGGCAAAATTAGGCTTGCCTGATCTTCAGTTTCTTGCCCCAGGCATCTGATGTTTTGATCAATAAAATTTAGGATATATTTTATCCTGGGTTAAGATGGATGTGATAAAATAGTCAGCTTATTACAGCACTGATTTGTCTGTTGACTATTTTTATATGTTTCTGGAATATTAGGACAGAGAAGACTgtaataatgttcaaattttatgGTGATTATCTGATATCTAGTGGAtttgagaaagagaaaaacaaatgcaGGTTGCTTTTTTACAATCTCTCATTGGTTCCACAGTTGACTGTTAATGAGTTTTAATAAGTTGCTGATGTTTCTTATAGATCACAGGAATGTGGCTCATATTTATAGTCAGTATAATTTAGAAGAAAGGACAAGAATGTTTCCCCTTAAACCTTTTGTAATAATTGGGGAAGATTTGTTTGcatatatgtgtgtctgtgttggggGAGGTGAAGAATGAGCCATTTCCTCACATTAAGAACATCTGTTGAGTTTTCCATGTGTCACATCCTGGTATGATACTTAAGGAACAACTATGCTGCATTAATGTCTTCCTCAGCTCAGTACCGTACTTCATCACAAAGTAAAATGTGATGTTATctatatttttaatcaaatcgGGGCTCATATCTGGGCCTTAATTTGTTTTGTCTGATATAACTGATGAAATCAAATTTGCCATCACGTTTAGAATGTCCACACAGTAACAATATGGATAAGGAAAGGATTCTGCAACAGGATGTTCAAAAATGTGCTTTGAATGTTGTAGCAGTTCCTCTTTTGCATgtcacaatgtgtgtgtgtgtgtgtgtgtgtgtgtgtgtgtgtgtgtgtgtgtgtgtgtgtgtgcgtgcctgAGCGCGTGATCACTCCACATCTGCTTTGCATTATGACTCTGAGTCACAGAGAGACTGGGGTGTTGGAGCTTCTGGCCATTGAAAAATTTTGCAAATGCTCTAGAAATGCTCACAAACATTCAGCTTGTTTGTGCCCATCACCTTGGCAACCCCAACCTTAAAACACATGACCAACATCAGCAGCTTTGTGGACGTGTCCTTTAAGAATGGAATGACATAGAATGGCTAGGAATAACAGAAGGAGAAATGCAAGGGAGACAAAGCATGAAAAAGGCCATGTGCCCCTCCCTCCATTCAAAGGCATGAAACTTGAGAACCCCTTTTCTACTAATGTCTCTTAGTCTGTGCAAAAGAATTGGGAAAAATACCCCAGCCTTGAACATCAGGAAAAGACAAAGagatttaacatatttaaaaaggttttaaaatttCTCACACTATTACGTTGTGTAGGTTTGTGGCTCGGGGTGTTTGTTAAATGCATATAAGTGAAAATTATTGTTTTCTTTACACGCACTGTAAAGTCTCTCACTGGTTTATGCTAATCATTACCTTCTGCCTGTGATATATTAAAtggtttaattttaaaatgctaCATATACATTTGTGGCCATATCTTGAGTATTATTTCTGTAATACAGTAGTATCCTTTATGAAAAATCAACATTTTATGGATGCCATtcaaaagtgtagctgtgctctgcatttatatttgtattataccacaatagattttattttcaaatgagATGTCTTTTGTATGTATAATTATGTcatagcattttattttatggcAGTATCTGTGTTTCATTATCACAGGTGCTGGAATGATATGAATGGAGGTTTTGTCCTTCTTCCTGCAGCAACTCTTACCTTCTTCCTCAGGTCATCCACGATGGCGTTGTACTTGCTGTAGTCTCTCATGTCTGGTCCTGccttctccatggcctctcggATCTTCTTCTCCAGCTTACTGTTCTCCTTCTCCAGCTTGTGCACTGTGGCCAGGTAGGAGGCCAGACGGTCATTTAGGTTCTGCATTTGGCCCTTCTCATCTCCCAACGTATGCCCTCCTGTGCCTGCGGCTGCTCGGAGGGACCCAGACCCAGAGGCCGCAGAGCTCACCTTAAAGGCTGAGCTGGAGGAGATGGAGCCTCCCAGAGGAGCAGACCTCAAGGTCCCATAGGACGAAACAGAGGAGATCCGGGTTCCCTCACCTCCTGCTCCTCCATACGTGCTCATGGCTCGGTACGCCACGGGTACGGAGCGGGTGAAGGACACATGAGAAGACATAGGTGTGTAGTAGCTCATGGTGATGGAGGGATGCAGGAAATGGTGACAGGAAACTT from Hoplias malabaricus isolate fHopMal1 chromosome 3, fHopMal1.hap1, whole genome shotgun sequence carries:
- the krt18b gene encoding keratin, type I cytoskeletal 18b, which encodes MSYYTPMSSHVSFTRSVPVAYRAMSTYGGAGGEGTRISSVSSYGTLRSAPLGGSISSSSAFKVSSAASGSGSLRAAAGTGGHTLGDEKGQMQNLNDRLASYLATVHKLEKENSKLEKKIREAMEKAGPDMRDYSKYNAIVDDLRKKIFDATVDNARLVLQIDNARLAADDFRVKFDNEMAIRQSVEADIAGLKKLIDDTNIGRINVENELEALNEELIFLKKNHDNEVADLRNQIAQSGVQVDVDAPKGQDLSQVMEEMRENYEKQAVKNAEELKMWHENQISELQVEVTQNTEALQGAQMEINDLRRQIQTLEIELASQQGLKASLEDTLRSTELRTNVEMEKFNTITLQLEAELAQLRAKITEQGQEYEALLNMKMKLEAEIATYKTLLDGGDFKLQDALEA